Proteins found in one Strix aluco isolate bStrAlu1 chromosome 29, bStrAlu1.hap1, whole genome shotgun sequence genomic segment:
- the LOC141916270 gene encoding AN1-type zinc finger protein 5-like: protein MAQETNQTQVPLLCTTGCGFYGSPRTNGMCSVCYKEFLQRQQSSDRISPPAPSGPNSSPMASDSIAGQRAEGDSTPEDAKASAQTPVTHQMTAMSISREENSNETEEFIKTEEVATASSSSGTLLEISQNTAEGKTASEKPKQKKNRCFTCRKKIGLTGFDCRCGNLFCAIHRYSDMHACPYDYKAEAAEKIRKENPIVIAEKIQKL from the exons ATGGCCCAGGAGACAAACCAAACCCAGGTGCCTCTGTTGTGTACCACAGGCTGTGGATTTTATGGCAGCCCCCGGACCAACGGGATGTGCTCCGTTTGCTATAAGGAGTTTCTACAGAGACAGCAGAGCAGTGACCGGATAAGCCCCCCAG CACCCAGTGGTCCCAACAGCAGCCCCATGGCTTCAGATTCAATTGCAGGGCAGCGTGCAGAGGGAGACTCCACACCTGAGGATGCAAAAGCCAG TGCTCAGACTCCTGTGACCCATCAGATGACGGCCATGAGCATATCCCgagaagaaaacagcaatgaGACAGAAGAATTCATCAAGACAGAAGAAGTTGCAACAGCATCTTCCTCATCAG GTACCCTGCTTGAAATATCCCAGAACACAGCTGAGGGCAAGACAGCTTCAGAAAAACCGAAACAGAAGAAGAATCGCTGCTTCACTTGCCGGAAGAAGATAGGGCTAACTG GCTTCGACTGCCGCTGCGGGAACCTGTTCTGTGCCATTCACCGGTACTCCGACATGCACGCCTGCCCCTACGACTACAAGGCAGAAGCCGCCGAGAAGATCCGTAAGGAGAACCCCATCGTTATCGCTGAGAAGATCCAGAAGTTGTGA